The proteins below are encoded in one region of Nyctibius grandis isolate bNycGra1 chromosome 7, bNycGra1.pri, whole genome shotgun sequence:
- the MALSU1 gene encoding mitochondrial assembly of ribosomal large subunit protein 1 — protein sequence MWRAALAGCRLLRPVSAAAGLALRPEPPPRLAGAPHGGCAAARGTGGGGAGALGAVEEQRRQAADTVFPKFNIDFVVALLRQENAKDICVIQLPPGIKYCNYFIIVSGSSTRHLHAMAHYMLKMYKHHKEESDPHTQIEGKETDDWLCIDFGSIVMHFMLPETRETYELEKLWTLGSYDDQLAQITPQSLPEDFIFGLTPNSSDHLETRT from the exons ATGTGGCGGGCGGCGTTAGCGGGGTGCCGGCTGTTGCGGCCTGTCTCTGCCGCGGCAGGGCTCGCCCTCCGGCCGGAGCCGCCCCCCCGGTTGGCCGGGGCTCCCCACGGGGGCTGCGCGGCGGCGCGGGGTACGGGAGGCGGCGGAGCCGGGGCTCTGGGGGCGGTGGAGGAGCAGCGGCGCCAGGCGGCAG ATACTGTTTTTCCAAAGTTCAACATTGACTTTGTTGTAGCTCTGCTGAGGCAAGAAAATGCTAAAGACATCTGTGTCATCCAGCTACCTCCAggaataaaatactgtaattattttataattgtgAGCGGATCTTCAACACGACATCTCCACGCAATGGCACACTACATGCTGAAAATG TACAAGCATCACAAAGAAGAAAGTGATCCTCATACTCAGATTGAAGGGAAAGAGACAGATGACTGGCTGTGCATTGATTTTG GTAGCATAGTGATGCACTTTATGCTGCCGGAGACACGAGAGACTTATGAATTGGAGAAGCTATGGACTCTCGGTTCCTACGATGACCAGTTAGCACAGATAACTCCACAGTCACTGCCAGAAGACTTTATATTTGGACTGACTCCTAACAGCAGTGATCATCTTGAGACAAGAACTTAA